TCACTTGATGTTCAAGGACAGGTGTCAGTTAACGAGGTGACAAACCCAGTCAAAGTGCAAGGTGTGGATGAAGGTCCTGTCCTTGTAGGTACATCCGACGAAGATCAGTTAACCGTGGGTGGAGCTGTAGAGGTAACCGAAGTAGGCGGTCCAATTAATGTGCGCCTGCGAGATGCGGCGAAATCTGTTTTGCCGATTCCTTAAATGGCATCACTTCACGCTGATCTCACTCTTGCTGTTGTTGGACACCTCGAATGGGTTAATTTCCTTGCCGTTAATGCGTTGCCTGCGCCTGGGCAGATCAGCCGTGCCCATCGCTCGCTAGAAGAGCCAGCTGGAGCCGGAGCTGTCGTGGCTGTTCAACTGGCCAGGCTTACAGGGCAAAGAGTGGCCTTCTTCACGGCACTCGGGAAGGATGAAATCGGCGAGCGAAGCGAAGCCCGCCTGCTTGAGTTGGGTGTCATACCAATCGTTGCCTGGCGTGACCAACCCACCAGACGCGGAATCAGCTTGGTTGATCACAGCAGCGATCGGGCGATCACAGTGATCGGAGAGCGACTAACGCCGGTCGCCAATGATCCATTGCCCTGGGAGCATCTCGCCGATTGCGATGGGGTGTTCGTCTCAGCAACCGATCCGCAGGGGCTAAGGCTGGCACGAGCAGCCAAAGTTCTAACGGCAACGCCACGCCTTCGTTTACCGGTTCTTCAAGAGGCAGGTGTCAGTCTCGATGCCTTGATCGGCAGCAATTTGGATCCAGCAGAGTCCATCGAAGAGGATGCACTCACCCCAGCGCCAACCTTGCGGATCGCCACGGAAGGAGAGAAGGGAGGGATTCTCATTCCAGGTGGTCGATTTGAAGCCCAACCTCTCCCTGGCCTCCTCGCAGAAACCTACGGATGCGGCGACAGCTTTGCAGCTGGAGTAACAGCCGGACTCGCTGCAGGATTTGCCATCACTGACGCGATCAAGCTTGGAGCCCAGTGCGGAGCGACCTGTGCAACACACTTTGGTCCTTACGCCTGAACCCAAAAACACAGCGCTCCAGCGGTTTGGGAGACGCTGTTATTCATACATACTCCCGAGAAGACAAGAACTAAGCAAAGACGATTGCTATGTCTGATCTGAAGTGTCGTTTTAACGGATACACAGGCGGCAACAAGAGGGGCCTCTTCACAGAAAGGATGGGGTGCTCAGCACAGATGTCTTTGCCAATCTGCTCGATATGAATTCGGCGTGGACTCCAACCAGCAACAGCAAAG
The Synechococcus sp. CC9311 DNA segment above includes these coding regions:
- a CDS encoding PfkB family carbohydrate kinase translates to MASLHADLTLAVVGHLEWVNFLAVNALPAPGQISRAHRSLEEPAGAGAVVAVQLARLTGQRVAFFTALGKDEIGERSEARLLELGVIPIVAWRDQPTRRGISLVDHSSDRAITVIGERLTPVANDPLPWEHLADCDGVFVSATDPQGLRLARAAKVLTATPRLRLPVLQEAGVSLDALIGSNLDPAESIEEDALTPAPTLRIATEGEKGGILIPGGRFEAQPLPGLLAETYGCGDSFAAGVTAGLAAGFAITDAIKLGAQCGATCATHFGPYA